In the Microscilla marina ATCC 23134 genome, GATATTATTCAAAAAGATTTGTTCAAAGGGCATTTAAATGCCGACTTTCTGAGAAAGTCTATCATCAGACATCCTCAGTTTGTAAAGTTTAATGAAGACAACGCTGAAGCCATTTTTTCGTTTATGGTAGGAGTGCCTCACACCGATTGGGTGGCGCTGGCTACAGTAGGCGTAGGGCAGTTTGGCAAAAGCAGGGTAATCAAAGTAGAGAGCCTTGGAATGTAAGATGTGAACTAATTTTAAACGGGTTTTATATATATTTTAATTATAAATCTCATCCTAGTTTTAGGATGAGATTTTTTTATGTTTAAGATGCTGTATCAAGAAGCAATTTTCTCTTCCAGGTTACTTTTCACTTCTATCTCCAGGGTTTGCATAGACGACAACCCGTCTTTTTGGGTTGTTTGTACTGCCACCGTGTATTTGCCGGGAGCAAAACTATAGGTAAGTTCTGCTTGTTGTTTGAGCATTTCCTGTGGGCGAAATGCCTTGTCAGGCTGATAGTCAAAATCCCAGGAATAAAAAGCAATGTTTTGTTGATCAGCCACTTCTAGCTTAAACTGTACCTCTTGCTGGTCGTTGTCTGATGCTTGTATGGTATATTGTATTTCGGGTTTTACAGGCACTGGCGTAAGGTCATCCAATGTTACCAGTTTTAAACGAATATTTTCATACGTATTCAATCGTTGCACCTCTTCTATGGCGTATTTGCTAAACTGATCGCCTACCAATACTCCATGGTACAAATGCTCAGGGTGATTTTCATAAAACCACTTTTTTCTGAATGGCTGGATGTGGTGCTTGACCATGTGGTCTATAGCTGACAACCCTAAATTACTGCCCAACCTTATAATAACAGAGGCATCGTTCAACAGTTGTGGTTCAAACTGCTCTATTATCCATTTTTCAAACTGTCCAGCTTCGCTGTGCAAACGTGTATGAGATTCGTATTGATAAATACGCAATGAAAAATCTTGTGAACTCTCTTTATTGAGCAGGTATTCTGCTTGCTTGATATTGTCAACCAATGTATTGGTACCTATCCAAAACCGTTTGTACTGGTCGGCCAGTCTTAGCAAACGCCCGTTTTTTACATTGATACTAAGCAATGTATCTCCCTCGTTGCTGGCATACTGAATAATTCGCCGGAGCAAATGATAGGGATTTTTTGATTGGTAAGTAAAGCCTTTCTGAGGAGCGTTAAACGGCGACACTTGACAAGGACGGTTGGTTTGGTCTTTGGGAGCAATGTAATATTTTTTGAAAGTAATAGGATCATCATTGTTTGCCGGAATGTTCAGCAAACCAAGGTGTTCCCATTCTATGAGGGTTTCTTCGGGAAACGCCCAACCACTGGTGGGAGCTTCGTGCCCCTTATAGCTATAAAAAAAACCATCAGCGTGCACCGAGTTCAAACTATCGAGTCGATAGCGTCCCTTGCTGTCTTCATAGCGGTATATTTGATTCAGGTAATGTTCGTTGTAGGGGTAGTTGCAAGTATATTGCTCTGACCTGGCATAATACAAAATAGTGGTATACTGCAATGACGTGTGTACAGAAAGGTTGCCGGTGTTTTGGGTTGGCTTCCATTTAATTTCTCCCTTGTAATGCGCTTCTTCAAAGTGCTTGGGCAATGCGGTATTTACTGCCCACTCTTTAAGCGAGGAAGGAATATTGACAAATACACTTGCGGTACTTTTTAGCAACGGCAAAGTGTGTTTGATGGTGTTTTTGAGCCACTTTTGATAGTTTTTGGCTTGTTTGTTACTACTGGTTACTGTAGCAGGATCAACAATGTGAGGAGGGAGGTCTATGTAGACCAAATCAATACTTTGAGATTCGAGTACAGCCAACACATTTTGAGTGTCTCCTAATATGAGTTGGTTCATAGTATTATTCGTTAAATAGTTTGTTGAGTGATATTTACCACTGCTTAAAACATCTCAACAATAATACCACCTAAGTCAATTGTGGAGCTATAAATCGAAATAACTAAAGTTTGTAAGGTCTATTTTATCTTCAAAAAATGCCATATCTTGTTCTAACCCAAAAGCTCGACATATTTTTTCAGCGTTTTTCTTGGCTATCTGCAAAATGTCATCATCGGTAAGTTGCTGAGGGTAAAACTTTTCTATGAGCTTAAAGTTAGGGTCATACTTATTCTGATACTCATCATAAAAGTAGTAAAGTCGTGAGTTAAAGTATTTGGAGTGAAAGCCCGACAAAGTATAATGGAGAACATTTACAAAGCTCAATTGCAGACTTACCTCATCATGATAGTTGGCCATGTCAAAGAAGTTACGTGAAAAATCAAGCAACATCATCTGGTACCCGACAATATTGGTCAGGTTGATAATGCCAATTTGCTCTTCGCGGTGTTTGGCGCGTTCTTCATAAGCTACATGCTGCGACATACCCGATTCTATGTAACCATTGTTTAAAATCTCGAAATAAGAGGTAAGCTCATGGCGGTTTTTAATATTCTTGAGCGTCAACCCATGCAAACTGGTGTCTATATCATAAGTAGAAAAGAGTTTAGATCTTTCCGAAGGTTTATAATTGCGGGCATTGCGCTTAAGCCATTCTTTAAATTCTTTTACCCCAAAAGGGATTTTTTCTACCTTAGGTGCCTTGGGTATTAATGAAAATAAAATGAAAGGTTTTTTTGCCCGGTTAATGAGGTTATGCAGCTTACTAGAGTTGATATTATAGCCAAACTTAGGATGGGTTTCGTCCCAAAGGTTACGTTTATACAAAAAATCATCCAGTGCCGACGCTCGGTGTTGACTATGGGCAAACATTTCTTTGAGCTCTTGGTGCGAGGCAGGTTTTATTTCAGTATTGCGTCGTAAAAAGTACTTGTTTTCTGGCACTACCATGTGAGGTTTGTCAGCACTTTCGGGTATATGCATGACCACTACAGCTTGGTTGGTTTCACTGTCAGGAATATCAATCGTGACAATGTCATAAGTGGGCTGAACATCGACATGCAAAAGTATAGTTTGAGCGATCCATTCTTTGATGGGTTGCTTGTTTATTTCTTTGTCGATGCCTGTTACCTGTAGTTGTTCTTCATTTACTCCTATAATCAGCCAGCCCCCTGCACTATTGGCAAATGCACTGGTGTTTTGGGCAAGGTAAAGTTCAAAGCTACTGATGTTTTCAAGGTAAGACACCGCATCAATGGCTGGTATTTGGTACTCCAAATATCGGTTAGACGGTGTTTTTCTCGTGTTTACCAATTGATAAACATCCTCGAAGGTAATATCGGAAATAGGTTTATTAAACATTATACGCTTAATTTTGAGCGTTTCAAGGTGCTAATTGGCTAATGATTGAAGTAGTAAGTAGTAGCAAGCAATGAGCTATAAACTACAAGTAACGCTAATTACACCTGCTTGTTAGGTATATTTAATGCTGCCTTAGTATTTATTTTCATTCTAATTTAGAAAAAAAAACATCTTTGCCCAACAACAACATGGTTTTTCAAGAATATTCAATTGTGTGTTTCTGCGAAAGTGGGGGCAAATGAACCAGCAATCTGTCAGGGTGGGCTTAGTTTGCGGGATCAATAACCTCACACTACAGTAAGTAACGGTTGTTTTTAAATGTATGCATTCCGTTGAGGGCTTATGTTATCATGGGAAAAATGCCATAAAAAAAGCAAGCATCCCTTAGATAGAAATGCTTGCTTTTGCAAAATATGGGTAACAATACCGTGTTGTTAGAAATTATTACCAGGGTAGTAAGCTGTATCGCCTAACTGCTCTTCAATTCTTAACAATTGGTTGTACTTGGCCATACGGTCGGAGCGAGACGCCGATCCGGTTTTTATTTGTCCAGTATTCATGGCTACGGCAAGGTCGGCAATGGTTGTGTCTTCGGTTTCGCCCGAACGGTGCGACATTACACTGGTATAGCTATTACGGGTAGCCAACTGAATAGCATTGATGGTTTCGGTCAGTGTACCAATTTGGTTTACTTTAATCAAAATAGAGTTGGCTACTTTAGTATCTATGCCTTGTTGCAAACGCTCTACATTGGTTACAAACAAATCGTCTCCTACCAACTGGGTTTTGTCACCTATAGTTTGGGTAAGCAACTCCCAGCCTTTCCAATCATCTTCGTGCATGCCATCTTCTATCGAGCGGATAGGATACTTTTGAACCCAATCTTTCCAGTAAGCCACCATTTGGTCAGAGGTAAGCTTATCGCTGGTAGACGATAAATGATACAAGCCAGTTTCTTCGTCATAAAACTCAGAACTAGCCGCATCCATCGCAATCCACATATCTTCGCCAGGGCGGTACCCCGCTTTTTCTATAGCTTCCAATACTATTTTAATAGCGTCTTCATTAGATTGAATGTTAGGAGCAAATCCCCCTTCATCACCTACATTGGTAGCAAAGCCTTTGTCTTTCAACACTTTTTTGAGGTGATGAAAAACCTCGGTACCCATTTGCAATGCTCTGGAGAAGGTGGGTGCA is a window encoding:
- a CDS encoding DNA methylase; this translates as MNQLILGDTQNVLAVLESQSIDLVYIDLPPHIVDPATVTSSNKQAKNYQKWLKNTIKHTLPLLKSTASVFVNIPSSLKEWAVNTALPKHFEEAHYKGEIKWKPTQNTGNLSVHTSLQYTTILYYARSEQYTCNYPYNEHYLNQIYRYEDSKGRYRLDSLNSVHADGFFYSYKGHEAPTSGWAFPEETLIEWEHLGLLNIPANNDDPITFKKYYIAPKDQTNRPCQVSPFNAPQKGFTYQSKNPYHLLRRIIQYASNEGDTLLSINVKNGRLLRLADQYKRFWIGTNTLVDNIKQAEYLLNKESSQDFSLRIYQYESHTRLHSEAGQFEKWIIEQFEPQLLNDASVIIRLGSNLGLSAIDHMVKHHIQPFRKKWFYENHPEHLYHGVLVGDQFSKYAIEEVQRLNTYENIRLKLVTLDDLTPVPVKPEIQYTIQASDNDQQEVQFKLEVADQQNIAFYSWDFDYQPDKAFRPQEMLKQQAELTYSFAPGKYTVAVQTTQKDGLSSMQTLEIEVKSNLEEKIAS
- a CDS encoding AlbA family DNA-binding domain-containing protein → MFNKPISDITFEDVYQLVNTRKTPSNRYLEYQIPAIDAVSYLENISSFELYLAQNTSAFANSAGGWLIIGVNEEQLQVTGIDKEINKQPIKEWIAQTILLHVDVQPTYDIVTIDIPDSETNQAVVVMHIPESADKPHMVVPENKYFLRRNTEIKPASHQELKEMFAHSQHRASALDDFLYKRNLWDETHPKFGYNINSSKLHNLINRAKKPFILFSLIPKAPKVEKIPFGVKEFKEWLKRNARNYKPSERSKLFSTYDIDTSLHGLTLKNIKNRHELTSYFEILNNGYIESGMSQHVAYEERAKHREEQIGIINLTNIVGYQMMLLDFSRNFFDMANYHDEVSLQLSFVNVLHYTLSGFHSKYFNSRLYYFYDEYQNKYDPNFKLIEKFYPQQLTDDDILQIAKKNAEKICRAFGLEQDMAFFEDKIDLTNFSYFDL
- the eno gene encoding phosphopyruvate hydratase, whose amino-acid sequence is MSVIDAIHARQILDSRGNPTVEVDIITEEGVLGRAAVPSGASTGKHEAVELRDGNANYFLGKGVQKAVHNVNETIARELIGIEVFDQPLIDKIMLELDDTHNKGQLGANAILGVSLAASKAAANLLDQPLYKYIGGVNATTLPVPMMNILNGGSHADNAIDFQEFMIMPTNAPTFSRALQMGTEVFHHLKKVLKDKGFATNVGDEGGFAPNIQSNEDAIKIVLEAIEKAGYRPGEDMWIAMDAASSEFYDEETGLYHLSSTSDKLTSDQMVAYWKDWVQKYPIRSIEDGMHEDDWKGWELLTQTIGDKTQLVGDDLFVTNVERLQQGIDTKVANSILIKVNQIGTLTETINAIQLATRNSYTSVMSHRSGETEDTTIADLAVAMNTGQIKTGSASRSDRMAKYNQLLRIEEQLGDTAYYPGNNF